From Granulicella sp. WH15, the proteins below share one genomic window:
- a CDS encoding LLM class flavin-dependent oxidoreductase, translating into MSDSPALRLSVLDQSPVPSGSTPAQALANSISLAQHVESLGFRRFWMSEHHAMETLACSAPEIVLARIGGETSTIRIGSGGIMLPHYAPMKVAESFETLHTLYPGRVDLGIGRAPGGGPLESNALRRTRTGPAVDDFPAQLSELLAFLHHGFPPEHPFSRIRLSPQMPGSPDVWLLGSSLWSGSAAAEFGLPYAFAHFFSPEPTRMAITRYQQEFRINRELEEHTRTQPEAMVAVGVICAETQAEAERLASSVRLLQLRIRQGDRSPVASVDDALRELAGYGSLPEEPGEFPRYFIGTPDVVRAGLTEMANSLGIGELVVNSIIHDHAARLRSYTLLADVFKS; encoded by the coding sequence GTGAGCGACTCTCCCGCACTTCGCCTCTCCGTCCTCGATCAGTCGCCGGTGCCCTCCGGGTCTACCCCGGCGCAGGCCTTGGCCAACTCCATCTCGCTGGCGCAGCATGTGGAATCGCTCGGCTTCCGCCGGTTCTGGATGTCGGAGCACCACGCCATGGAGACTCTGGCCTGCTCCGCGCCGGAGATCGTGCTGGCGCGCATCGGCGGTGAGACCTCGACCATCCGCATCGGCTCGGGCGGCATCATGCTGCCGCACTACGCGCCCATGAAGGTCGCCGAGAGCTTCGAAACCCTGCACACCCTGTACCCCGGCCGCGTAGACCTCGGCATCGGCCGTGCCCCCGGAGGCGGTCCGCTCGAATCGAACGCCCTGCGCCGCACCCGCACGGGACCGGCGGTGGACGACTTCCCCGCCCAACTGAGCGAGCTGCTGGCGTTTCTGCACCACGGCTTCCCGCCCGAGCACCCGTTCTCGCGCATCAGGCTTTCGCCCCAGATGCCCGGCTCGCCGGACGTCTGGCTGCTCGGCTCAAGCCTCTGGTCGGGGTCGGCGGCGGCCGAGTTCGGCCTGCCCTACGCCTTCGCGCACTTCTTCTCGCCCGAGCCCACGCGGATGGCGATCACACGCTACCAGCAGGAGTTCCGCATCAACAGGGAGCTGGAGGAACATACGCGGACGCAGCCCGAGGCTATGGTGGCGGTCGGGGTCATCTGCGCCGAGACGCAGGCTGAGGCCGAGCGCCTCGCCTCCAGCGTTCGCCTGTTGCAGCTCCGCATCCGGCAGGGAGACCGCAGCCCAGTGGCCTCGGTCGACGACGCGCTTCGTGAGCTGGCAGGATATGGGTCACTGCCGGAGGAGCCCGGCGAGTTTCCGCGGTACTTTATCGGCACGCCGGATGTCGTCCGTGCAGGGCTAACCGAGATGGCCAACTCGCTGGGGATCGGAGAGCTGGTCGTGAACAGCATCATCCACGACCATGCGGCTCGGCTACGGTCTTACACCCTGCTGGCCGACGTTTTTAAATCCTAA
- a CDS encoding citrate synthase produces MTNAIAPKGLEGIVATTSAICWIDGDAGVLSYRGIDIHELAKNSTFEETTYLLWNGKLPTAEELKAFSTELAEARVLDPKVIDLLRAVPASASPMEVLRTAVSLLSIYDADEKDSSHAANLRKSFRLTAQIPMIVAIFDRIRKGKTVVEADKSLSHAANFVWMLTGEKPSDTATRAFDIALILHADHELNASTFAARVIAATMADMHSAITGAIGALKGPLHGGANEATMKLLFAIDKAGADPVEYVKDMFAKKQKISGFGHRVYHTEDPRATHLRRMSEELGKAAGDTKWFDMSRKIEIFVKGEKKLNANVDFYSASTYTTLGIDIDLFTPIFAISRISGWAAHVIEQHDDNRLIRPRADYTGPAYPAPYTPIAER; encoded by the coding sequence ATGACCAATGCAATCGCGCCGAAGGGCCTCGAAGGAATCGTGGCCACGACGTCGGCCATCTGCTGGATCGACGGCGACGCAGGCGTCCTGTCTTACCGCGGCATCGACATCCATGAACTCGCCAAGAACTCGACCTTTGAAGAGACGACGTACCTCCTGTGGAACGGCAAGCTGCCCACCGCCGAGGAGCTGAAGGCGTTCTCCACCGAGCTGGCTGAAGCCCGCGTCCTCGACCCCAAGGTGATCGACCTGCTGCGCGCCGTCCCGGCCTCCGCCAGCCCCATGGAGGTGCTGCGCACGGCGGTCTCGCTACTCTCCATCTACGACGCCGATGAGAAGGACTCCAGCCACGCGGCCAACCTGCGCAAGAGCTTCCGCCTGACCGCGCAGATCCCCATGATCGTGGCCATCTTCGACCGCATCCGCAAGGGCAAGACGGTCGTCGAGGCGGACAAGAGCCTCTCGCACGCAGCCAATTTCGTCTGGATGCTGACCGGCGAAAAGCCCTCCGATACGGCGACCCGCGCCTTCGACATCGCGCTGATCCTGCACGCGGACCACGAGCTGAACGCCAGCACCTTCGCCGCGCGCGTCATCGCGGCCACCATGGCCGACATGCACTCGGCCATCACCGGAGCCATCGGCGCGCTGAAGGGACCGCTGCACGGCGGAGCCAACGAGGCGACGATGAAGCTGCTCTTCGCCATCGACAAGGCTGGAGCCGACCCGGTCGAGTACGTGAAGGACATGTTCGCGAAGAAGCAGAAGATCTCGGGCTTCGGCCACCGCGTCTACCACACCGAAGACCCGCGCGCGACGCACTTGCGCCGCATGTCCGAGGAGCTGGGCAAGGCCGCGGGCGATACCAAGTGGTTCGACATGTCGCGCAAGATCGAGATCTTCGTGAAGGGCGAGAAGAAGCTGAACGCGAACGTGGACTTTTACTCGGCCAGCACCTACACCACGCTGGGCATCGACATCGACCTGTTCACGCCGATCTTCGCGATCTCCCGTATCTCGGGCTGGGCTGCGCATGTGATCGAACAGCACGATGACAACCGCCTGATCCGTCCGCGCGCGGACTACACGGGTCCGGCTTATCCGGCACCCTACACCCCCATCGCGGAGCGGTAG
- a CDS encoding cysteine desulfurase family protein has product MRRTYMDANATTPMLPEVFEAMRPYFLEQFGNASSIHQQGQAARAAVDHARESVARLLGCRSSEIVFTSGGTESDNLALFGTLSAGDHLVTSTIEHHAVLHAAEALEKRGVAVTYLPCTASGIIEPSTLEAALRPETKLVSIMLANNETGTIQPIAELARITKAHAKSTLFHTDAVQGAGKLPIDLAPSGALHDVDLLSIAGHKMYAPQGTGVLFVRRSVRLSPLFHGGTHERQRRAGTENLPGIVALGRAAELARGWLLDDGPAELTALRDRLEQGILRAVPESGVNGQGTDRTANTSNLYFDHVEAEALVIALDLKGLSVSGGSACQSGATEPSHVLTAMGLSPARARASVRFSLSRLSTAEDVDFALSLVPEAVARLRTLSPTWAASRILTTV; this is encoded by the coding sequence ATGCGCCGCACCTACATGGACGCGAACGCCACGACCCCCATGCTCCCCGAGGTCTTCGAGGCGATGCGCCCGTACTTCCTCGAGCAGTTCGGCAACGCCAGCTCCATCCACCAGCAGGGCCAGGCCGCTCGAGCGGCCGTGGACCACGCCCGCGAGTCCGTAGCCCGCCTGCTCGGCTGCCGCAGCTCCGAGATCGTCTTCACCTCCGGCGGCACCGAGAGCGACAACCTCGCCCTCTTCGGCACGCTCTCCGCGGGCGACCACCTGGTCACCTCGACCATCGAGCACCACGCCGTTCTCCACGCTGCCGAGGCCCTCGAAAAGCGCGGAGTGGCCGTCACTTACCTGCCCTGCACCGCCTCCGGCATCATCGAGCCGTCCACACTCGAAGCCGCCCTGCGCCCGGAGACGAAGCTGGTCAGCATTATGCTGGCCAACAACGAGACCGGAACCATCCAGCCCATAGCCGAGCTAGCCCGCATCACCAAAGCCCACGCCAAATCCACGCTCTTCCACACCGACGCCGTGCAAGGCGCGGGCAAGCTCCCCATCGACCTGGCCCCGTCCGGCGCACTGCACGACGTCGATCTGCTCTCCATCGCTGGCCACAAGATGTACGCGCCGCAGGGAACGGGCGTGCTCTTCGTGCGCCGCAGCGTACGCCTGTCGCCGCTCTTCCACGGCGGCACCCACGAGCGACAGCGACGTGCAGGCACGGAGAATCTCCCCGGCATCGTGGCTCTAGGACGCGCAGCCGAGCTGGCACGCGGCTGGCTGCTCGACGACGGCCCAGCCGAATTGACTGCATTGCGCGATCGTTTGGAGCAAGGCATCCTCCGCGCAGTTCCCGAATCGGGCGTAAACGGCCAGGGTACCGACCGCACCGCCAACACGTCCAACCTCTACTTCGACCACGTCGAGGCCGAGGCGCTGGTGATCGCACTCGACCTGAAGGGCCTGTCGGTCTCAGGCGGCAGCGCCTGCCAGTCCGGCGCGACCGAGCCATCCCACGTACTGACGGCAATGGGCCTCTCGCCGGCTAGGGCACGGGCCAGCGTACGCTTCTCCCTCTCGCGCCTCTCGACCGCCGAGGACGTGGACTTCGCCCTGTCCCTAGTTCCCGAGGCCGTCGCCCGCCTGCGCACTCTCTCCCCAACATGGGCTGCCAGCCGCATCCTGACCACCGTCTAG